A genomic window from Desulfovibrio legallii includes:
- a CDS encoding BMC domain-containing protein: MQYRGEQALGLIETLGMVPAIYGADSMLKAADVDLVAYENVGSTLVTIMVCGDVAAVRASVAAGAAAAAAVGKLTAQNVMPRPVRGVGGIAKAHPLDAVPEDAPGLRALGLIETFGIVFLMEGVDAMIKAADVELIGYENVASGYCSALTQGDVAACEAAVAAGVRAVHNMGTEIYSSCVIPTPHPQLVRLVRRYALP; this comes from the coding sequence ATGCAGTACAGAGGGGAACAAGCTCTGGGCCTTATTGAAACATTGGGCATGGTGCCCGCCATCTATGGCGCGGACAGCATGCTCAAGGCCGCCGATGTGGACCTGGTCGCCTACGAAAACGTGGGCTCCACCCTGGTGACCATCATGGTCTGCGGCGATGTGGCTGCCGTGCGCGCCTCCGTGGCCGCCGGGGCCGCCGCTGCCGCCGCCGTGGGCAAGCTCACGGCGCAGAACGTCATGCCCAGGCCCGTGCGCGGCGTAGGCGGCATTGCCAAGGCGCACCCCCTGGACGCTGTGCCAGAGGACGCCCCCGGCCTGCGCGCCCTGGGATTGATCGAAACCTTCGGCATCGTCTTCTTAATGGAAGGCGTCGACGCCATGATCAAGGCCGCCGACGTGGAGCTGATAGGTTACGAAAACGTGGCTTCGGGCTACTGCTCCGCCCTGACGCAGGGTGACGTGGCCGCCTGTGAGGCGGCCGTGGCGGCCGGGGTAAGGGCCGTTCACAACATGGGAACCGAAATTTACAGCAGCTGCGTCATCCCCACCCCCCACCCGCAGCTCGTCAGGCTGGTCAGACGCTACGCGCTGCCGTGA